From a region of the Apibacter sp. B3706 genome:
- a CDS encoding HmuY family protein, whose protein sequence is MMKKYFLPILISFVVLLNCKEDDSPIVVPQPGATLDVPVGGPTEPNQVWVDLDQNRMNVNQRDSWDFGFYGGDKFRVILNNSTLMAAGKLNTTSIDEVKESDIASMKSVVTVGNFQADNVQYVDDIMGNYLERTAIDEISEKDEENHVYLVNMGYSVFTGNTNDLKVVGEHRGWKKIRVLRNDSNSYKIQFADINDTTHKEMIVKKDKEYHFSYLSLSVGIVKVQPAKNLWDLCFTVFINENKGHGTYTFSDFVTINTMNNTGAYQANISDVGSYEDFTKEKVDYTKFVYNDHRVIGSSWRTTYGGAKVFTDRFYVLKDSKGNLFKLKFLNMTDKDGRRGYPKFEYKLLTN, encoded by the coding sequence ATGATGAAAAAATATTTTTTACCTATACTTATTTCTTTTGTTGTTCTTTTAAATTGTAAAGAAGATGATAGTCCTATCGTGGTTCCTCAACCGGGAGCTACTTTAGATGTTCCCGTTGGCGGCCCTACCGAACCTAATCAAGTTTGGGTTGATCTGGATCAAAACCGTATGAATGTAAATCAAAGGGATTCTTGGGATTTTGGATTTTATGGTGGGGATAAATTCCGTGTTATTTTAAATAATTCTACGTTAATGGCTGCTGGTAAATTGAATACTACTTCGATAGATGAAGTGAAAGAATCTGATATCGCTTCTATGAAATCGGTAGTAACGGTAGGTAATTTTCAAGCGGATAATGTGCAGTATGTTGATGATATTATGGGAAATTATTTGGAGCGCACCGCCATTGATGAAATAAGCGAAAAAGATGAAGAAAATCATGTGTATCTTGTCAATATGGGGTATTCAGTATTTACAGGGAACACGAATGATTTAAAGGTTGTAGGAGAACACAGAGGATGGAAAAAAATTAGGGTTCTTCGTAATGATTCTAATAGTTATAAAATTCAATTTGCAGATATAAATGATACAACGCATAAAGAAATGATAGTTAAAAAGGATAAAGAGTATCATTTTTCTTATTTAAGTTTATCCGTTGGCATCGTCAAAGTTCAGCCTGCCAAAAACTTGTGGGATCTATGCTTTACAGTTTTCATAAATGAAAATAAAGGACATGGTACGTATACTTTTTCTGATTTTGTGACCATAAATACGATGAATAACACCGGAGCCTATCAAGCAAATATATCTGATGTGGGAAGTTACGAAGATTTTACTAAGGAAAAAGTAGATTATACTAAATTCGTTTATAATGATCACAGAGTTATCGGGTCCAGTTGGAGAACAACGTATGGAGGGGCTAAGGTATTTACGGATCGGTTTTATGTTCTTAAGGATTCTAAAGGCAATTTATTTAAACTCAAATTTTTAAATATGACGGATAAGGATGGACGAAGAGGATATCCGAAATTCGAATACAAATTACTCACTAATTAA
- a CDS encoding bifunctional 5,10-methylenetetrahydrofolate dehydrogenase/5,10-methenyltetrahydrofolate cyclohydrolase — protein MANILDGIKLSKQIKQEIKEEVIQYVNQGHRQPHLLAVLVGENAASVTYVNNKIKDCQAVGFKSSLLKLKSTVTEDELLEDVKKLNETEGLDGFIVQLPLPKHINQEKIITAIDPDKDVDGFHPVNFGKMALEIESFLPATPYGIMEMLSRYNIPTEGKEVVVIGRSRIVGRPMSILLSRKGNPGDATVTLVHSKTIDIPKHTRNADIIITALGVPHFLKADMIKQGAVIVDVGITKVEDTTHEKGYYLAGDVDFEEVSKKASWITPVPGGVGPMTRAMLLKNTLYAYSKEINNKNE, from the coding sequence ATGGCTAATATATTGGACGGTATTAAATTATCTAAGCAAATAAAACAAGAAATTAAAGAAGAAGTAATCCAATATGTAAACCAAGGCCATCGTCAACCCCACTTATTAGCTGTTCTTGTGGGCGAAAATGCTGCAAGTGTAACCTATGTAAACAATAAAATTAAAGATTGTCAAGCAGTAGGATTTAAATCTTCCTTGTTGAAACTTAAGAGTACTGTAACAGAAGATGAATTACTTGAGGATGTAAAAAAACTTAATGAAACGGAAGGATTGGATGGATTTATAGTTCAATTACCTCTTCCCAAACATATAAATCAAGAAAAAATTATAACGGCTATAGATCCAGATAAAGACGTTGATGGTTTTCATCCCGTAAATTTTGGAAAAATGGCCTTAGAAATTGAAAGTTTTTTACCCGCAACTCCTTACGGAATTATGGAAATGCTGTCCAGATATAACATTCCAACCGAGGGCAAAGAAGTGGTTGTCATTGGCCGAAGCAGAATTGTAGGGCGTCCGATGAGTATTCTTCTAAGCCGAAAAGGAAATCCCGGGGATGCGACGGTTACTTTAGTACATTCTAAAACCATTGATATACCTAAGCATACAAGAAATGCAGATATTATTATAACTGCTTTAGGAGTTCCCCACTTTTTAAAAGCAGACATGATTAAACAAGGAGCGGTAATTGTTGATGTTGGAATTACTAAAGTTGAGGATACCACACACGAAAAAGGGTACTATTTAGCCGGAGATGTTGATTTTGAAGAAGTATCAAAAAAAGCATCTTGGATAACTCCGGTTCCCGGAGGTGTAGGGCCTATGACCAGAGCCATGCTTTTGAAAAATACCCTGTATGCTTACAGCAAAGAAATAAATAATAAAAATGAATAA
- a CDS encoding phosphatidylserine decarboxylase family protein: MRLHKEGKTIIGISLIVSILISILSIYFLNYWGLIIAVPVLVLSFFIVWFFRNPIRSYEAKANEIIAPVDGKVVIVKEVYEKEFLKTNCIQVSIFMSPLNVHVCRYPVSGKVIFKKYHPGKFLVAWHEKSSELNERTTVAVETEQKQKILFRQIAGAMARRIVIYSQIGDTAQAGKDFGFIKFGSRMDVFLPLGTEILVKVGDIIPDGGERVIARLTE; this comes from the coding sequence ATGAGGTTACACAAAGAAGGTAAAACCATTATAGGTATTAGTTTAATAGTAAGCATACTAATAAGTATCCTTTCCATTTATTTTCTTAACTATTGGGGACTTATAATAGCGGTACCGGTTCTGGTATTATCATTTTTTATTGTTTGGTTTTTCAGAAATCCGATAAGAAGCTATGAAGCAAAGGCAAATGAAATTATTGCACCTGTAGATGGAAAGGTGGTAATTGTGAAAGAAGTTTATGAAAAAGAATTTCTTAAAACCAATTGCATCCAAGTATCTATTTTTATGTCTCCTTTAAATGTACACGTTTGCAGATATCCGGTAAGCGGAAAAGTTATATTTAAGAAATACCATCCGGGTAAATTTTTAGTTGCTTGGCATGAAAAATCTTCAGAATTAAACGAACGAACTACAGTTGCTGTAGAAACGGAACAAAAACAAAAAATTCTTTTTAGACAAATTGCAGGAGCAATGGCTCGAAGAATAGTAATTTATTCTCAAATAGGAGATACAGCTCAAGCAGGTAAAGATTTCGGCTTTATAAAATTCGGCTCTAGAATGGATGTGTTTCTTCCTTTAGGAACTGAAATTTTAGTTAAAGTAGGAGATATTATACCTGATGGAGGAGAACGGGTAATAGCCAGATTAACAGAGTAG
- a CDS encoding phosphatidate cytidylyltransferase — protein MKTIFVRALSGLVYVLLIFLCTTHFLSDILYIYFDLKINTSYLLYALLTLFLLGCSFETIKLLKYSNFIYKLLTFVLIGIVYYTFTQNFFNSSFSLRLLYWRYILILVLFFLSIITLFYFSDELYTDSAKLIFTTAYLSIPFGLSLAIPRSTNPLTPEIFYVFLLLWISDSFAYLIGSKFGKRKLAPKISPNKSVEGLIGGIVSTIIAGLVIEYLEPGLRGNWIVISIIIAIFAPIGDLAESKLKRKFKVKDSGNLIPGHGGVLDRLDSFIFCIPAIFAYYLINTIV, from the coding sequence GTGAAAACAATATTTGTCCGTGCCTTATCAGGTCTTGTCTATGTGCTGCTTATTTTTTTATGCACCACTCATTTTCTATCCGACATACTTTATATTTACTTTGACTTAAAAATAAATACCTCCTATTTATTATATGCTTTGCTTACTTTATTTTTATTAGGGTGCAGTTTTGAAACAATAAAGCTTTTAAAATATTCAAATTTCATATATAAACTTCTAACCTTTGTCTTAATAGGAATTGTATATTATACTTTCACTCAAAATTTTTTTAACAGCAGTTTCAGTTTACGGTTACTCTATTGGAGATATATTCTTATTTTAGTTTTATTTTTCCTATCCATTATAACTCTATTTTATTTTTCTGATGAGCTCTATACGGACAGTGCAAAACTCATATTCACAACAGCATATTTAAGTATACCTTTTGGGTTGAGTCTGGCTATACCACGGAGTACCAATCCCTTAACTCCCGAAATATTTTATGTCTTTTTATTACTTTGGATAAGTGACAGCTTTGCTTATTTAATAGGCAGTAAATTCGGTAAACGGAAACTAGCTCCCAAGATTTCACCTAATAAATCTGTTGAAGGGTTAATCGGAGGAATAGTGTCTACCATAATAGCAGGATTAGTTATCGAATATCTGGAGCCGGGTTTACGTGGTAATTGGATTGTAATAAGTATAATTATAGCTATATTTGCACCAATAGGTGATCTGGCCGAATCTAAGCTGAAAAGAAAATTTAAAGTTAAAGATTCCGGAAATTTAATTCCCGGACATGGCGGAGTATTGGATCGATTAGATAGTTTTATCTTTTGCATCCCTGCTATATTTGCCTATTATTTAATAAATACTATTGTATGA
- the ftsH gene encoding ATP-dependent zinc metalloprotease FtsH codes for METNNKNNKKKKDNKPFSFNWFYGILIIFAILLVSQEFLNSGKDVKIDSAKFFSYLEKGYVKNVVFVNGSSEVKVYLTQEAMKNPEVYNMDNQGFSPFKQLSDSPQFSFIAGDKQLFEKRFNEDKANYNLNTNLEFENPSQWGDVFIQLLLPILFFALIWFFLFRKMAGGSAGGGGQIFNIGRSKAKLFDENDNVRVTFKDVAGLEGAKEEVEEIVDFLKNPQKYTKLGGKIPKGALLVGPPGTGKTLLAKAVAGEAKVPFFSLSGSDFVEMFVGVGASRVRDLFRQAKEKSPSIIFIDEIDAIGRARGKNNITGSNDERENTLNQLLTEMDGFGTNTSVIVLAATNRADILDKALMRPGRFDRSIYVDLPDLNERKEIFQVHLKPLKLDEDLDVDFLAKQTPGFSGADIANVCNEAALIAARKGKESVGKQDFLDSVDRIIGGLEKKNKVIKPHEKKRVAFHEAGHATISWMVEHAAPLLKVTIVPRGRSLGAAWYLPEERQLTTTEQMLDEICATLGGRAAEEVIFNNISTGALSDLERVTKQANAMVTIYGLSDQIGNISYYDSSGNEYGFTKPYSEVTAETIDKEISKIIESQYKRAVQILSDNKDKLTRLANKLLEKEVIFKEDLEEIFGKRKFDEETFSEEINEESLKENDQNSESKSE; via the coding sequence TTGGAAACAAATAATAAAAATAATAAAAAGAAAAAAGATAACAAACCATTTTCGTTTAATTGGTTTTACGGTATACTTATCATATTTGCTATACTACTAGTATCACAAGAATTTTTAAATTCCGGAAAAGACGTAAAAATAGATTCTGCTAAATTTTTCAGCTACTTAGAAAAAGGTTACGTTAAAAATGTAGTATTTGTTAACGGCTCTTCTGAGGTAAAAGTATATTTGACACAGGAAGCAATGAAGAATCCTGAAGTTTATAACATGGACAATCAAGGATTCAGTCCATTTAAACAACTTTCAGATTCTCCACAATTCTCATTCATAGCAGGAGATAAACAACTTTTTGAAAAAAGATTCAACGAAGACAAAGCAAATTATAATTTAAATACCAATTTAGAATTTGAAAACCCTAGTCAATGGGGAGATGTTTTTATTCAATTATTGTTACCAATTCTTTTCTTTGCACTAATATGGTTTTTCTTATTTCGTAAGATGGCCGGAGGAAGTGCCGGAGGAGGAGGACAAATCTTTAATATCGGTCGCTCCAAAGCTAAACTTTTTGATGAAAACGATAATGTTCGAGTTACATTTAAAGATGTAGCAGGATTGGAAGGAGCAAAAGAAGAAGTAGAAGAAATAGTTGATTTTTTAAAAAATCCTCAAAAATATACCAAATTAGGAGGTAAAATACCTAAAGGTGCTTTATTAGTAGGCCCTCCGGGAACCGGTAAAACCTTATTAGCCAAAGCGGTAGCCGGAGAAGCTAAAGTTCCCTTTTTCTCTTTATCAGGTTCAGACTTTGTAGAAATGTTTGTGGGGGTAGGGGCTTCCAGGGTAAGAGATTTGTTCAGACAAGCTAAGGAAAAATCACCATCAATTATATTTATAGATGAAATTGATGCTATCGGTAGAGCCAGAGGTAAAAACAATATTACCGGATCTAACGATGAAAGAGAAAACACGTTAAATCAGTTGCTAACAGAAATGGATGGTTTTGGAACAAATACCAGCGTTATCGTTTTGGCAGCAACTAACCGAGCAGATATATTAGACAAGGCATTAATGCGTCCGGGCCGTTTTGACAGATCCATTTATGTTGATTTACCGGATTTAAATGAAAGAAAAGAGATTTTTCAAGTTCATTTGAAACCTTTAAAATTAGATGAAGATCTAGATGTCGATTTCTTGGCTAAACAAACTCCCGGATTTAGTGGAGCAGATATTGCCAATGTTTGTAACGAAGCGGCGTTAATAGCAGCACGTAAAGGAAAAGAAAGTGTAGGAAAGCAAGATTTCTTAGATTCTGTGGATAGAATTATCGGAGGTTTGGAGAAAAAGAATAAAGTAATTAAGCCTCATGAGAAAAAGAGAGTTGCTTTTCACGAAGCAGGCCATGCTACCATAAGCTGGATGGTTGAACATGCAGCTCCTTTATTAAAAGTAACTATTGTTCCAAGAGGACGCTCATTAGGAGCAGCTTGGTATCTTCCTGAAGAAAGACAGTTAACAACCACAGAACAAATGTTAGATGAAATATGTGCTACTTTAGGGGGAAGAGCTGCAGAAGAGGTGATATTTAATAATATATCAACCGGAGCTTTGTCCGATTTAGAGCGCGTAACAAAGCAAGCCAATGCGATGGTAACCATTTACGGATTGAGCGATCAAATAGGGAATATTTCTTATTATGATAGCTCAGGCAACGAATATGGTTTTACAAAGCCTTACTCAGAAGTTACTGCTGAAACTATTGACAAAGAAATATCAAAGATCATTGAATCGCAATATAAAAGAGCTGTTCAGATCTTATCAGATAATAAAGATAAATTAACTAGATTAGCTAATAAATTATTAGAAAAAGAAGTAATATTTAAAGAAGATTTAGAAGAAATTTTCGGTAAAAGAAAATTTGATGAAGAAACTTTTTCAGAAGAAATAAATGAGGAAAGCCTTAAAGAAAATGATCAAAATAGTGAATCAAAATCCGAATAA
- the rsfS gene encoding ribosome silencing factor — protein MTDTQIEKKELLENIIKGIEEVKGYDITILNFTKLENTITDYFVICTGGTNTQVSAISNSVERFVRNNTKDKPWHIEGVDNQQWVLMDYVSIVVHIFQPEYREYYDLENLWGDVEITRIPNPDK, from the coding sequence ATGACTGATACACAGATCGAAAAAAAAGAATTATTAGAAAATATTATAAAAGGGATAGAAGAAGTTAAAGGATACGATATAACTATTTTGAACTTTACCAAATTAGAAAATACAATTACAGATTATTTTGTCATATGCACGGGGGGAACTAATACTCAAGTTTCCGCAATTTCCAATTCTGTGGAAAGATTCGTAAGAAATAATACTAAAGACAAGCCTTGGCATATTGAAGGAGTTGATAATCAACAATGGGTTTTGATGGATTACGTATCTATAGTTGTTCATATTTTTCAACCCGAATACAGAGAATATTATGATTTAGAAAATTTATGGGGTGATGTGGAAATAACCAGAATTCCTAATCCGGACAAATAA
- a CDS encoding biotin--[acetyl-CoA-carboxylase] ligase, translating into MPLEYFDKIGSTNDFVRENIKQYSTNFHGVFSFNQTKGRGVNGHQWMFEPGKNIALTFCLTTPSIPNNFLSFWVAIRVCLFIKKITKTDALIKWPNDILINKKKVCGILIEKSGNTFIVGIGINVLQKEFTGIPHASSLLSFSSQNYNLTDLVHGLMKDFENNFHLLDDPLYLLSNYNEYLFGKGKVLAFKIGGSIKNGIIQKVEEDGLLEVRIENKGIMKFRIKEIEFLY; encoded by the coding sequence ATGCCATTAGAATATTTTGATAAAATTGGTTCTACTAACGATTTTGTCAGAGAAAATATAAAGCAATATTCAACTAATTTCCACGGTGTATTTTCTTTTAATCAAACGAAAGGAAGAGGCGTTAATGGCCATCAATGGATGTTCGAACCCGGTAAAAATATTGCTCTGACATTTTGTCTTACCACCCCTTCCATTCCTAATAATTTTCTTAGTTTTTGGGTAGCTATTCGGGTATGTTTATTCATAAAAAAAATAACAAAAACTGATGCCTTAATTAAATGGCCTAATGATATTTTAATTAATAAAAAAAAAGTCTGTGGTATTTTAATTGAAAAATCAGGAAACACGTTTATTGTAGGAATTGGCATCAATGTTCTTCAAAAAGAATTCACGGGAATTCCTCATGCTTCATCCTTACTTTCTTTTTCTTCTCAAAATTATAATCTAACGGATCTAGTACATGGTTTAATGAAAGATTTTGAAAATAATTTCCATTTACTTGATGATCCCTTGTATCTTCTTTCCAATTATAATGAATATCTGTTTGGTAAAGGAAAAGTACTGGCTTTTAAAATAGGCGGATCCATTAAAAACGGAATTATTCAAAAAGTTGAAGAAGACGGACTTTTAGAGGTTAGAATTGAAAATAAGGGGATTATGAAATTTAGAATCAAAGAAATCGAATTTTTATATTAA
- a CDS encoding tetratricopeptide repeat protein, which yields MEDFFDNELVNMFEEMLEENKSVYFEADEFCEIISFYLEIYDFEYAIKALDIAFSLYPNNIDIKIKQLEYFVKIEDLHNAFDLIEELKELCFADTDYLIATAKYWSLRNFPYKSIDFYKAALKNEEDEDYIYNCLGHEYLEIKEPTFALNSFKKALEYNKNDEYSLFSCIHCYDILHQHRECITFLNQYIDVNPYSDEAWFQLGLQYLNQNWYDKALFAFDYTVIINPKSIAGYTQKAFCYEKLNQWEKAISVYNESLDFDDTAAFTLFKIGQAYNKLRKPIQALTSFQKAVKEDPQFDKAWYEISDIYDSLGNNEEALHYIKKALDIESKEVNYWKKYAYLNIQLGKYEEASDSFEIIIELEPNHFYNWLAFSELLISLGDYSKAALLLHKSFKNFHRAELYYQLSNCYFLLKNYEKSEKFLKMALKLNPSIKQEMQEKYSILLRDNTIKYKNPGII from the coding sequence GTGGAAGATTTTTTTGACAATGAGCTGGTAAATATGTTCGAAGAAATGTTGGAAGAAAATAAATCCGTTTATTTTGAAGCGGATGAGTTTTGCGAAATTATTTCTTTCTACTTGGAGATTTATGATTTTGAATATGCTATTAAAGCTCTTGATATTGCATTTTCTCTATACCCAAACAATATTGATATTAAAATTAAACAGCTCGAATATTTTGTTAAAATCGAAGATTTACATAATGCTTTCGATTTAATCGAAGAATTAAAGGAATTATGTTTTGCTGATACTGATTACTTAATTGCTACTGCAAAATATTGGTCTTTGCGTAATTTTCCTTATAAATCTATTGATTTCTATAAGGCGGCATTAAAAAATGAAGAAGATGAAGATTATATTTATAATTGTTTAGGCCATGAATATCTTGAAATTAAGGAGCCCACGTTTGCTTTAAATTCATTTAAAAAAGCATTAGAATATAACAAAAACGATGAGTATTCCTTATTTTCTTGCATACATTGTTACGATATTTTACATCAGCATAGAGAATGTATAACTTTTTTAAATCAATACATTGATGTAAATCCTTATTCCGATGAAGCTTGGTTTCAATTGGGATTACAATATTTAAATCAGAATTGGTATGATAAAGCTTTATTTGCTTTTGATTATACAGTTATAATTAACCCTAAGAGCATTGCCGGATATACTCAAAAAGCCTTTTGTTATGAAAAATTAAACCAATGGGAAAAAGCGATAAGTGTTTATAACGAGTCTTTAGATTTTGACGATACGGCTGCTTTTACACTTTTTAAGATTGGACAGGCTTATAATAAGCTTCGTAAACCTATACAAGCGCTTACCTCTTTTCAAAAAGCAGTAAAAGAAGATCCTCAATTTGATAAAGCTTGGTATGAAATCTCTGACATCTATGATTCTTTAGGTAATAATGAAGAAGCTCTTCACTACATAAAAAAAGCTCTGGATATAGAATCTAAAGAGGTTAATTATTGGAAAAAATATGCTTACCTCAACATTCAGCTTGGAAAATATGAAGAAGCTTCTGATTCGTTTGAAATAATTATTGAGCTTGAACCCAATCATTTTTATAATTGGTTGGCTTTTTCCGAATTACTCATCAGTTTGGGGGATTATAGTAAGGCCGCATTACTATTGCATAAAAGTTTTAAGAATTTTCATAGAGCAGAACTCTATTATCAACTAAGCAACTGCTATTTCTTATTGAAGAATTATGAAAAGAGTGAAAAATTTTTAAAAATGGCACTAAAATTGAATCCTTCCATTAAACAAGAAATGCAGGAAAAATACTCAATTTTACTTAGGGATAACACAATTAAATATAAAAATCCCGGCATTATTTAA
- a CDS encoding ACP phosphodiesterase — MNIVAHQLLSYQIPDIQLGNVLGEVVRGKDYQNYPQSIATGILLHRHIDSFTDSHPIVKETTSIFHKSYGKFAPIITDVIYDYFLIKNWHLFYEEDFEHFKNSCYDLVQSTELLFPKKLDTIVKSLIEDDWFEKYSTYEGIEWTLHHLTKKSKFNQSIADMGNSIKEIYLQEKKIERHFLDFFPQLQSYCKKFIIKLMPEYEVLILQNHTHRL; from the coding sequence ATGAACATTGTAGCCCATCAATTGCTATCGTATCAAATTCCTGATATACAATTAGGTAATGTGTTGGGTGAAGTTGTTCGGGGTAAAGATTATCAAAATTATCCTCAGTCTATCGCTACCGGCATTCTTTTACATCGGCATATCGATTCATTTACGGATTCTCATCCTATTGTTAAAGAAACAACTAGTATTTTCCATAAATCGTATGGAAAATTTGCCCCTATAATCACCGATGTTATCTATGATTATTTCTTAATAAAAAATTGGCATTTATTTTATGAAGAGGATTTTGAGCATTTCAAAAATTCATGTTATGATTTGGTTCAAAGTACAGAACTATTGTTTCCAAAAAAATTAGATACCATTGTAAAATCTTTAATTGAAGATGATTGGTTTGAAAAATACAGTACTTATGAAGGTATTGAATGGACGCTGCATCATCTAACCAAAAAATCCAAATTTAATCAAAGCATTGCTGATATGGGTAATTCAATTAAGGAGATATATTTACAAGAAAAAAAAATTGAACGGCATTTTCTTGATTTTTTTCCTCAACTTCAATCTTATTGTAAAAAATTTATTATAAAGTTAATGCCGGAATACGAAGTTTTAATTTTGCAAAACCATACTCATCGTTTATGA
- a CDS encoding thiol-disulfide oxidoreductase DCC family protein, translated as MKTYIVLFDGVCNLCNSTVQFIIKRDTHNQFKFSSLQSEYGQNFLKERNLDSSDFKSIILYEPEVAYYTKSTAALKIAQNLGFPYSLLSVFLLIPSFIRDWIYSLVSKYRYHLFGKKDSCMVPTPENKRKFI; from the coding sequence ATGAAAACATACATTGTTTTATTTGACGGCGTTTGTAATCTTTGCAATTCTACGGTTCAATTTATTATTAAGAGAGATACTCATAATCAATTTAAATTTTCCTCTTTACAATCCGAATATGGACAAAATTTTTTAAAGGAAAGAAATCTTGATTCTTCCGATTTTAAATCAATAATTTTATATGAACCCGAGGTAGCGTACTATACTAAAAGTACAGCTGCTTTAAAAATAGCACAGAATCTTGGTTTTCCCTATAGTCTCTTATCTGTTTTTCTGTTAATCCCTTCTTTTATAAGAGATTGGATTTATTCTTTAGTATCCAAATATCGATATCATTTATTCGGAAAAAAAGATAGCTGCATGGTTCCTACTCCTGAAAATAAAAGAAAATTTATTTAA